In Providencia sneebia DSM 19967, one DNA window encodes the following:
- a CDS encoding polysaccharide export protein yields the protein MKRLSIAALMLTALTGCTVTPGVYMSTSGKNVVDTGDRDISKFVDIYPISPKLLDELYTPHDIAKPNPILEKQLSTYEYRVGVGDVLTITVWDHPELTIPAGSYRSAADSGNWVHSDGTIYYPYIGKVKVIGKTVTEIRNLISNKLATYIESPQIDVSIAAFRSQKMYVSGEVAKPGTLPITNVPLTILEAFNTAGGLTEKADWDNVVLTRNGKEIKVSLQSLVQYGDLTQNYLMLPGDVLYVPRNDSQKVFVMGEVGQPNTLTIDRAGMSITEALSKAGGTDQNTANATGIFVIRPLKNQSSGDKELDALLPKKMAAVYQLDLSDATSMVMGTEFKLKPYDLVYVTAAPIVRWNRLITQLLPTIATYNQLTEATKRIHDW from the coding sequence ATGAAACGCCTTTCTATTGCTGCACTAATGCTCACTGCATTAACTGGCTGTACCGTCACTCCCGGTGTTTATATGTCCACCAGTGGCAAAAATGTCGTTGATACGGGTGATCGTGATATCTCTAAATTTGTCGATATCTATCCCATTTCACCTAAATTATTAGATGAGTTATATACGCCACACGATATTGCTAAACCCAATCCAATTCTTGAAAAACAACTGTCAACCTATGAATACCGTGTGGGTGTCGGTGATGTACTAACTATAACAGTATGGGATCACCCTGAACTCACTATTCCTGCGGGCTCATATCGCAGTGCGGCAGATTCCGGTAACTGGGTACATTCCGATGGTACAATTTATTACCCTTATATTGGAAAAGTAAAAGTTATTGGTAAAACTGTAACGGAAATCAGAAATCTTATAAGTAATAAACTGGCTACTTATATTGAGTCACCTCAAATTGATGTCAGCATTGCAGCTTTCCGCTCACAGAAAATGTATGTATCAGGTGAGGTTGCCAAACCAGGCACATTACCTATTACTAACGTCCCACTGACAATTCTAGAAGCGTTTAATACTGCGGGTGGACTGACCGAAAAAGCAGATTGGGATAACGTGGTATTAACGAGAAATGGTAAAGAAATTAAAGTTTCCTTACAATCACTTGTTCAATATGGTGATTTAACTCAAAATTATCTTATGTTACCCGGTGATGTGCTGTATGTACCTCGTAATGATAGCCAAAAAGTGTTTGTTATGGGTGAAGTTGGTCAGCCAAATACCCTCACAATTGATCGTGCTGGTATGAGCATTACTGAAGCCTTAAGTAAAGCAGGTGGTACAGATCAAAATACTGCTAATGCAACAGGTATATTTGTTATCCGCCCACTAAAAAACCAATCATCGGGTGATAAAGAACTTGATGCTCTACTACCGAAAAAAATGGCGGCGGTTTATCAGCTTGACTTATCGGATGCAACATCCATGGTGATGGGTACAGAATTCAAGCTAAAACCTTATGATCTGGTTTATGTAACTGCTGCACCAATAGTTCGTTGGAACCGTTTAATCACTCAGCTTTTACCAACTATCGCTACCTATAATCAGTTAACTGAAGCAACTAAACGCATTCATGATTGGTAA
- a CDS encoding hypothetical protein (Wzb shows phosphatase activity towards the autophosphorylated Wzc protein, which induces colanic acid biosynthesis; catalyzes the phosphorylation of UDP-glucose dehydrogenase, an enzyme involved in colanic acid biosynthesis) has translation MFNNILVVCMGNICRSPTGERLLQAHFTNKKVHSAGIIAKEKMPAYESAIRIAQNHNLSLDNHQSRRLTKELCQEADLILVMENDHIDKVHQQFPETRGKVMLFGQWLNKIEIPDPHKRSDEMFEHVYQLMEKAVIQWQGKI, from the coding sequence ATGTTTAACAATATTCTTGTTGTCTGTATGGGTAATATTTGTCGCTCTCCTACAGGGGAACGTTTATTACAAGCACATTTTACCAATAAAAAGGTTCATTCTGCGGGCATTATCGCTAAAGAAAAAATGCCCGCCTATGAAAGTGCTATTCGTATTGCCCAAAACCATAATTTATCTTTAGATAACCATCAATCACGTCGTTTAACCAAAGAGTTATGTCAGGAAGCAGATTTAATTCTGGTGATGGAAAACGATCACATTGATAAGGTTCATCAACAATTTCCCGAAACTCGCGGAAAAGTGATGCTATTTGGCCAATGGCTCAATAAAATAGAAATTCCAGATCCCCATAAACGCAGCGATGAAATGTTTGAGCATGTTTATCAGTTGATGGAAAAAGCCGTCATACAGTGGCAAGGGAAAATTTAA
- a CDS encoding GNVR domain-containing protein — MNTTKNSPAATDEIDLLALFKVLKTNYIKIGVFTLIFIILAAIYSYLATPIYQANATLQYDKASQVSLLDQMSDMMPLSNSNSQVDSEIEVIKSRMVLGKTVTDLNLDTQIAPAGFFDKFWSDKSSVAISLYFVPEQLIGESATFTYLGEDKYSLSIAEQTVEGKVGELLKQDEISLLVTSINAEAGQEFTLTKNSRYLTIENLRKTLTIAEVGKGTGIISMDIKGPDKAENVKILNNIIQNYVDQNTERKKEVTNNTLLFLDEYLPKIKIKLDNYENQLNAFRKKNESIDLSLEAKAALDSALQVEEKLNELTFKEVEIQQLYTRNHPAYQSLLDKRQQLLREKEKISKNIQKLPNTQQQIVRLTRDVESEQAIYNQLVAKQQELSVLNSGITADVRIIDSAESQPTAVAPKKALILVLAAILGFIIGCAYVIAREFFNNKIKGTEDIDALGVNVYATIPFSAHEKKLIAEGNIRPLSLENPADTAVEAIRSLRTSVYFSVMNQGNNLVMVTSASPGVGKSFVTSNMAVVLANAGKKVLLIDTDLRKGRIHKAFSLSNKQGLSEYLSQSDTTQPVIHQNVIENLDIICRGKNVTHSSELLMGERFKNLLETVKDNMTL; from the coding sequence ATGAATACAACAAAAAATAGCCCTGCAGCCACAGATGAAATCGACCTGCTGGCATTATTCAAGGTATTAAAAACCAACTATATCAAGATTGGGGTTTTTACACTTATTTTTATTATCTTAGCCGCGATTTATAGTTATTTAGCGACGCCCATTTATCAAGCTAACGCTACTCTGCAATATGATAAAGCAAGTCAAGTCTCTCTGTTAGATCAGATGAGTGACATGATGCCGCTATCAAACAGTAACAGCCAAGTCGATTCAGAGATTGAAGTGATTAAATCTCGTATGGTACTAGGGAAAACAGTAACAGACCTTAATTTGGATACCCAAATTGCACCAGCAGGCTTTTTCGATAAATTCTGGAGTGATAAATCTTCTGTTGCTATTTCTCTCTATTTTGTACCTGAGCAATTAATTGGCGAGTCAGCTACCTTTACTTATTTAGGTGAGGATAAATATTCACTCAGTATTGCGGAGCAAACTGTTGAAGGCAAAGTCGGTGAGTTATTAAAGCAAGACGAAATCAGCTTATTGGTCACTTCAATCAATGCAGAAGCTGGTCAAGAATTCACCCTTACAAAAAACTCACGTTATTTAACAATTGAAAATTTACGTAAAACTTTAACTATTGCGGAAGTGGGTAAAGGTACAGGCATTATCAGTATGGATATCAAAGGTCCTGATAAAGCAGAAAATGTCAAAATCCTTAACAACATTATCCAAAACTATGTAGACCAAAATACTGAACGTAAAAAAGAAGTGACCAATAATACCTTACTCTTTTTGGATGAATATTTACCAAAAATAAAAATTAAGTTGGATAACTATGAAAATCAGTTAAATGCCTTCCGTAAGAAAAATGAGTCTATTGACCTGTCATTGGAAGCTAAAGCCGCACTTGATAGTGCTTTACAAGTTGAAGAAAAGTTGAATGAACTGACGTTTAAAGAGGTTGAAATTCAACAACTCTATACCCGTAACCATCCTGCATATCAATCATTATTAGATAAGCGGCAACAATTGTTACGTGAAAAAGAGAAAATCAGTAAAAATATTCAAAAATTACCAAATACCCAACAACAAATTGTTCGTTTAACGCGTGATGTGGAATCTGAACAAGCCATTTATAATCAGCTAGTCGCTAAGCAACAAGAATTAAGCGTACTCAATTCTGGTATTACTGCGGATGTACGTATTATTGACTCAGCAGAATCTCAGCCAACGGCTGTTGCGCCGAAAAAAGCATTAATATTAGTTCTAGCGGCTATTCTCGGATTTATTATTGGCTGTGCCTATGTTATTGCACGTGAATTCTTCAATAATAAAATTAAGGGCACAGAAGATATTGATGCATTGGGTGTCAATGTTTACGCTACGATCCCGTTTTCAGCTCATGAGAAAAAGCTGATTGCTGAGGGTAATATTCGCCCGCTATCCCTTGAAAATCCAGCAGATACCGCAGTAGAAGCTATTCGTTCATTACGCACAAGTGTTTATTTCTCGGTGATGAACCAAGGGAATAACCTTGTCATGGTGACGAGTGCTTCACCAGGTGTAGGTAAAAGTTTTGTGACTTCAAATATGGCTGTTGTACTTGCTAATGCAGGCAAAAAAGTACTTCTAATTGATACTGACTTACGTAAAGGCCGTATCCACAAGGCCTTTAGCTTGAGTAATAAACAAGGGCTGTCTGAGTATTTATCTCAATCAGATACTACCCAACCCGTTATTCATCAAAACGTGATTGAAAACTTAGATATTATTTGCCGCGGTAAAAATGTCACCCACTCATCTGAATTATTAATGGGCGAACGATTTAAAAATTTACTTGAGACTGTCAAGGACAATATGACCTTGTAG
- a CDS encoding Txe/YoeB family addiction module toxin, whose product MSRLLAWTDDAWDDYLYWQAQDKKTLKRINKLINETKRTPFSGIGKPEPLKENLSGLWSRRIDETNRLVYAVEDNALTIISCRYHY is encoded by the coding sequence ATGAGTAGATTATTAGCATGGACTGATGATGCTTGGGATGATTATCTTTATTGGCAAGCGCAAGATAAAAAAACATTAAAACGTATTAATAAATTAATCAACGAAACCAAACGAACACCTTTTAGCGGTATTGGCAAACCCGAACCGCTAAAAGAGAATTTATCTGGCCTTTGGTCTCGCCGAATTGATGAAACAAACCGATTAGTCTATGCCGTAGAGGATAATGCTTTAACGATTATTTCGTGCCGCTATCATTACTGA
- the tnpA gene encoding IS66 family insertion sequence element accessory protein TnpA, translating to MEQQSKREYWAAILEQQRQSNLGIKQFCSEQNISYQTFHYWSKKLTQSEPETRVQPIVVTEPTVSTSCVVLILNNGIRAELPATLSSQQIKTWFEALQ from the coding sequence ATGGAACAACAAAGTAAACGAGAATACTGGGCTGCAATTCTAGAGCAGCAACGACAAAGTAATTTAGGCATTAAGCAGTTTTGCTCGGAGCAAAACATAAGCTATCAGACTTTTCACTATTGGTCGAAAAAGCTCACGCAATCCGAGCCTGAAACCAGGGTTCAACCTATCGTGGTGACAGAGCCTACCGTGAGCACAAGTTGTGTTGTGTTAATTCTCAATAATGGCATTCGAGCAGAACTGCCGGCAACGCTTAGCTCGCAACAAATTAAGACTTGGTTTGAAGCGCTACAATGA
- a CDS encoding type II toxin-antitoxin system Phd/YefM family antitoxin: MKIISFSDARNNLKTVLDRVVNDADTTIITRRDSEDAIVMSLDYYNSLMETIYLLRSPANAEHLNRSIAQFKSAKTLKKELVDE, from the coding sequence ATGAAAATTATTTCCTTTAGCGATGCAAGAAATAATCTAAAAACAGTTTTAGATCGGGTTGTAAACGATGCGGATACAACAATCATTACTCGTCGTGATTCTGAAGATGCAATAGTTATGTCATTAGATTATTACAATAGTTTAATGGAAACTATTTATTTATTGCGTTCCCCTGCTAATGCGGAGCATTTAAACAGATCTATTGCTCAATTTAAATCGGCTAAAACGTTAAAAAAAGAGTTAGTTGATGAGTAG
- the trmL gene encoding tRNA (uridine(34)/cytosine(34)/5-carboxymethylaminomethyluridine(34)-2'-O)-methyltransferase TrmL yields the protein MPHIVLFEPEIPPNTGNIIRLCANTGFSLHLIHPLGFTWDDKRLRRAGLDYSEFADIKHHHDYYAFLESEGLSPDNHQSATGARIFALTTKGKPSHSNVSFQQNDYLMFGPETRGLPPYVLDNMPIEQKIRIPMLADSRSMNLSNSVAVVVFEAWRQLGYAGALLKD from the coding sequence ATGCCACATATTGTATTATTCGAACCTGAAATACCGCCTAATACGGGAAACATTATTCGCCTTTGTGCCAATACTGGTTTTAGCCTGCACCTCATTCATCCGCTTGGCTTCACTTGGGATGATAAACGCCTACGCCGTGCTGGCTTAGATTACAGCGAATTTGCCGATATCAAACATCATCATGATTATTATGCTTTTCTGGAAAGTGAAGGATTGAGTCCTGATAATCACCAATCTGCTACTGGCGCTCGAATATTTGCTTTGACGACAAAGGGTAAACCAAGTCACAGCAATGTCAGCTTTCAACAAAATGATTATTTAATGTTTGGACCTGAAACTCGTGGGCTTCCACCCTATGTACTTGATAATATGCCAATAGAACAAAAAATTCGCATTCCAATGTTAGCCGATAGCCGCAGTATGAATTTATCAAACTCGGTGGCTGTTGTGGTATTTGAAGCTTGGAGACAATTGGGATATGCAGGTGCTTTGCTTAAAGATTAA
- the tnpB gene encoding IS66 family insertion sequence element accessory protein TnpB (TnpB, as the term is used for proteins encoded by IS66 family insertion elements, is considered an accessory protein, since TnpC, encoded by a neighboring gene, is a DDE family transposase.) codes for MIPTGKVFLISGVTDMRKSINGLSLIVAETLEMDPFSESWFIFCNRTRDKLKILFWDTNGFWLYYRRLEKGTFKWPRPSEDGAIHITKQQLGWLLSGLTLEHAKAHRPLHNLEV; via the coding sequence ATGATACCAACAGGTAAGGTTTTCCTCATCTCTGGAGTCACGGACATGCGTAAGTCCATTAATGGACTATCGTTGATTGTCGCGGAGACTCTTGAGATGGATCCGTTTAGTGAGTCTTGGTTCATTTTCTGCAATCGTACCCGAGATAAATTGAAAATCTTGTTTTGGGATACTAATGGCTTCTGGCTGTACTATCGTCGCTTAGAAAAAGGGACCTTCAAGTGGCCAAGACCCAGTGAGGACGGAGCCATTCATATTACTAAGCAACAACTGGGTTGGCTTCTTTCGGGGTTAACGCTCGAACATGCCAAAGCTCATCGTCCACTTCATAATCTAGAAGTGTGA
- a CDS encoding glycosyltransferase family 2 protein, translated as MDSKSNTPLVSVIMPCYNSEKNIQESIDSVLNQEYQNVELIIVDDNSTDSTVNILNNITDPRVSIILSKKNNGAGYSRNIGIEKAKGRFIAFLDSDDIWIKSKLKEQISFMLTHDYPFTFSYYQHFSSKGLEQVITAPEYTTYQKSLYGNVIGCLTVIYDTQRFGKQYMPLIRKRQDFGLWLTLLSLEKKAYCYPKVLAYYRIDSGMTQNKFNAAKYQWQFYRHVMKFNPIKSSWYFSFYTINGFLKHSKLFKKIKHSI; from the coding sequence ATGGACTCCAAATCTAATACTCCTTTGGTTTCTGTAATTATGCCGTGTTATAATTCAGAAAAGAATATTCAAGAATCAATAGACTCTGTTTTAAATCAGGAATATCAAAACGTTGAGTTGATTATTGTTGATGATAATTCAACAGATTCTACCGTAAATATTTTAAATAATATTACTGATCCAAGAGTATCTATTATTCTCTCCAAGAAAAATAATGGTGCTGGATATTCAAGAAATATAGGTATTGAAAAAGCTAAAGGTCGTTTTATTGCATTTTTAGATAGTGATGATATCTGGATAAAGAGCAAGCTAAAAGAACAAATCTCTTTTATGCTTACCCATGATTATCCTTTTACCTTTAGCTACTACCAGCACTTTAGTAGTAAAGGCTTAGAACAAGTTATTACAGCTCCTGAGTACACAACTTATCAAAAGTCCCTATATGGTAATGTCATTGGTTGCTTAACAGTCATTTACGATACACAACGCTTTGGAAAACAATACATGCCTTTAATTCGAAAAAGGCAAGACTTTGGTCTTTGGTTAACACTGCTTTCATTAGAGAAAAAAGCTTACTGTTATCCTAAAGTATTAGCTTATTATCGAATTGATTCTGGTATGACCCAAAATAAATTTAATGCAGCTAAATACCAATGGCAATTCTATCGCCACGTAATGAAATTTAATCCCATTAAATCTAGCTGGTATTTTTCTTTTTATACAATAAATGGTTTTTTGAAACACTCTAAACTTTTTAAAAAAATCAAACATTCTATATAA